The Lutra lutra chromosome 1, mLutLut1.2, whole genome shotgun sequence genomic sequence CCAGCCGCCATCCCCTCAGACTCGGGTGGAGACCCCCCTCGAAGATGTCCTAGCACATTTCACATTGCCCCAGCCGACCACGTGAGGGCGTGCCCTGTGTTAGTTCGGACAAATTAAACCTCGTCCTGCGGGCAGGCCGGGGGCCCCCAGACCGCGTTCAGGGCTTGGGTGTCTGTGGCGCACTCTTGGCTGACGGCCGCAAAGCTCCGGGCCGCGTGGCCTCCCCCGGGGCCCTCGCTATTTGCCCCCAAACCGGGTGCCCCCCTCCTCTCGCGCTCCCGCAGCATAGGGTGCACCCCTCCGTTCCCCTCTGCTGAGCCCTTCCTGGGCGCAGGCCATCTCTCCGTTGCGCCGCAGGCTCGGGCCCTGTCCGGGGCGCTCGGCCGAGGGTTTGGTGGTGCCCGGGGGGCGCGATGCGGGAAGCTAGCGGCCGAGGAAGGGGCTCCAAGAAGCACAAGTTGGCGCTGGCTCCAGACCAGGCTGTTGTTGTTCTCAACGTGGTCCGCCATGGAGCTATAAAAGGGGAGCGGAGCGCCCTCCTCACCAGAGCGCAGCGCGCACGCCCAGCGAGCTCCGGCGACGGCAGCGGTAGCGGCAGCCGCGGCGCTCCCTTGGCGGATCTCTCCGCGCCGGCCGGGTCCCGGCTCCGGCCCTCTCCGCCCCGACACCCCCCTCCGCTCCGGCCCCGGCTCGGGCCCGGGACCTCCTGCTCCGGccggcccggcccccgccccagccctgccGCCCGGCCCCAGGCCCGGCCGCGGCCGCTCCCGCCTGGAGCCGCCGCGCGCCCCCAGTCCCCCGGCGCCCCCTCGGCCCCTCGCCTTCCTCTTCCCGGCGCGGCCCCCGGGCTTTCGCGCCCCGCCCGCCACCAACCCGCTCGCCACCATGTCTGTGGAGCTGGAGGAGGCCCTGCCGCTGACGACCGCCGAGGGGGCGGCCAAGAAGGCGGCCAAGGCTGGCGGCTCCGCGGCGCTGTCCCCGtcgaagaagaaaaagaacaacaagaaGAAGAACCAGCCGGGCAAGTACAGCCAGCTGGTGGTGGAGACCATCCGCAGGCTGGGCGAGCGCAACGGCTCGTCGCTGGCCAAGATCTACGCGGAGGCCAAGAAGGTGGCGTGGTTCGACCAGCAGAACGGGCGCACCTACCTCAAGTACTCCATCAAGGCGTTGGTGCAGAACGACACGCTCCTGCAGGTGAAGGGCACCGGCGCCAACGGCTCGTTCAAGCTCAACCGTAAGAAGCTGGAGGGCGGCGGCGAGCGGCGCGGAGCCACGGCGGCCGCCACCGCCCCAGCGCCCGCCGCGCACAAGGCCAAGAAGGCGGCCTCGGGCGCGGCCGGCCCCCGGCGCGCGGACAAGAAACCGACCAAGGGCCAGAAGCCCGAGAAGCGCTCGCACAAGAAGGGCGCCGCCTCCAAGAAGGACAAAGGCAGCAAGGCTAAGAAGGCGGCGGCCGCCGGGGGCAAGAAGGTGAAGAAGGCGGCCAAGCCCAGCGTCCCCAAGGTGCCCAAGGGCCGCAAGTGAGCGCGCCGGCCTGCCGGGTCTTCCCGGCGTTCGGTTTTTCTACCCCGAGTGTATGTAGGTTTTGTACGGTTGTCCggcccggccgccgccgcccctgCTCTGAGCCGCACGGAGGGCCCCGGACCCGCTCCATCCCCTACTaggccctccctccccccgccgccGTAgcgtgtatttttttgttgttgttgttgcttttgctttagATTTTTGAAACGGCCTGGCGACGCCCCTATTGGCTCTCGCCCTTGGCAACGGCCGTCGCCATGGCTACCGGCCCCTAGGCGCCAATGGCCGCGGCCGCGCCTGCCTGCCTGGGCGGGGGCCGCGGGGTGGCCAGGCCCTGGTGAGCAGGGACCCGGCCGCCGCGCCGCCCTTCCCCATTCCCCACTCTCCGCCTTTGGGTGCGCGACAAACAATCGCTCGGGGCGCGGGCCGCGCGGCCTTCCTTCATCCCGCCGGCCTTTTTGGGGCACAATAAATTGTTTAAACCTTTGAACCGCTCTCGTTTTC encodes the following:
- the LOC125107823 gene encoding histone H1.10, which encodes MSVELEEALPLTTAEGAAKKAAKAGGSAALSPSKKKKNNKKKNQPGKYSQLVVETIRRLGERNGSSLAKIYAEAKKVAWFDQQNGRTYLKYSIKALVQNDTLLQVKGTGANGSFKLNRKKLEGGGERRGATAAATAPAPAAHKAKKAASGAAGPRRADKKPTKGQKPEKRSHKKGAASKKDKGSKAKKAAAAGGKKVKKAAKPSVPKVPKGRK